From a region of the Panicum virgatum strain AP13 chromosome 2K, P.virgatum_v5, whole genome shotgun sequence genome:
- the LOC120673646 gene encoding uncharacterized protein LOC120673646 isoform X1 — MDCPVNVRLKDCSDICSSVNRLAFFMGLIMNMVPSMHLQIDTEFMELIAFRGMLQGKHKRIMEKEKDYRTRTKWLISILSEWIKTSSSELENVIKTMTTVRFFSILWYHPDR; from the exons ATGGATTGTCCTGTTAATGTTAGACTAAAAGATTGTTCTGATATTTGTTCTTCAGTTAACCGGCTTGCATTTTTTATgggattaatcatgaatatggTTCCCTCAATGCATTTGCAGATTGACACTGAGTTTATGGAACTGATTGCTTTCAG AGGGATGTTGCAGGGAAAACATAAGCGCAttatggaaaaagaaaaggactaTCGGACAAGGACAAAGTGGCTTATCTCAATA CTCTCTGAGTGGATAAAAACAAGCTCCTCAGAATTAGAAAATGTGATCAAGACCATGACAACTGTTAGATTCTTTAGCATTCTT TGGTACCATCCAGATCGATGA
- the LOC120673639 gene encoding cinnamoyl-CoA reductase 1-like — MPIETPMPALSGHGLTVCVTGAGGFIASWLVKRLLEKGYTVRGTVRNPVDPKNDHLRALEGAADRLTLVRADLLEPDSLLAAFSGCEGVFHAASPVTDDPEKMIEPAIRGTRHVMTVAADTGVKRVVFTSSIGTVYMNPYRDPNEPVDDTCWSDLEYCKKTENWYCYAKTVAEQGAWEVARKRGLDLVVVNPVLVLGPLLQPTVNASTDHVMKYLTGSAKTYVNAAQAYVHVKDVAEAHVRVYEAAHAHGRYICAESTLHRGELCRILAKLFPEYPIPTKCKDEVNPPVAGYKFSNQRLKDLGIEFVPVLQCLYETVKSLQEKGMLPVLPPNDDHHPDQLMTS; from the exons ATGCCGATTGAGACGCCCATGCCGGCCCTCTCCGGCCACGGCCTGACGGTCTGCGTGACCGGCGCCGGAGGATTCATCGCCTCCTGGCTCGTCAAGCGCCTCCTGGAGAAGGGCTACACTGTCCGCGGCACGGTCAGGAACCCTG TTGATCCCAAGAACGACCACCTGAGGGCGCTTGAAGGTGCCGCCGACCGCCTCACTCTCGTCCGCGCCGACTTGCTGGAGCCCGACAGCCTTCTCGCGGCCTTCTCCGGCTGCGAGGGTGTCTTCCATGCTGCCTCCCCGGTCACCGATGATCCC GAGAAGATGATCGAGCCGGCGATCCGCGGCACAAGGCACGTGATGACGGTGGCCGCGGACACCGGCGTGAAGCGCGTCGTGTTCACGTCCTCCATCGGCACGGTGTACATGAACCCATACCGCGACCCCAACGAGCCCGTCGACGACACCTGCTGGAGCGACCTCGAGTACTGCAAGAAGACCGAG AACTGGTACTGCTACGCGAAGACGGTGGCGGAGCAGGGCGCGTGGGAGGTGGCGCGGAAGCGCGGGCTGGACCTGGTAGTTGTGAACCCGGTGCTGGTGCTGGGTCCGCTGCTGCAGCCGACGGTGAACGCGAGCACGGACCACGTGATGAAGTACCTGACGGGGTCGGCCAAGACGTACGTGAACGCGGCGCAGGCCTACGTGCACGTCAAGGACGTCGCCGAGGCGCACGTCCGGGTGTACGAGGCCGCCCACGCGCACGGCCGCTACATCTGCGCCGAGAGCACCCTCCACCGCGGCGAGCTCTGCCGTATCCTCGCCAAGCTCTTCCCGGAGTACCCCATACCCACCAA GTGTAAGGACGAGGTGAATCCTCCGGTGGCCGGATACAAGTTCAGCAACCAGCGGCTCAAGGATCTAGGGATCGAGTTCGTGCCGGTGCTGCAGTGCCTGTACGAGACGGTGAAGAGCCTCCAGGAGAAAGGGATGCTGCCCGTCCTCCCGCCAAACGACGACCACCACCCCGACCAACTGATGACATCATGA
- the LOC120673646 gene encoding uncharacterized protein LOC120673646 isoform X2, protein MSVIEERLVALWQSEEIFTGAVKEVKEETGIDTEFMELIAFRGMLQGKHKRIMEKEKDYRTRTKWLISILSEWIKTSSSELENVIKTMTTVRFFSILWYHPDR, encoded by the exons ATGTCCGTTATTGAAGAACGTTTGGTTGCTTTGTGGCAGTCAGAGGAGATTTTTACAGGAGCTGTCAAAGAGGTCAAGGAGGAGACTGGA ATTGACACTGAGTTTATGGAACTGATTGCTTTCAG AGGGATGTTGCAGGGAAAACATAAGCGCAttatggaaaaagaaaaggactaTCGGACAAGGACAAAGTGGCTTATCTCAATA CTCTCTGAGTGGATAAAAACAAGCTCCTCAGAATTAGAAAATGTGATCAAGACCATGACAACTGTTAGATTCTTTAGCATTCTT TGGTACCATCCAGATCGATGA